A genomic region of Glycine max cultivar Williams 82 chromosome 15, Glycine_max_v4.0, whole genome shotgun sequence contains the following coding sequences:
- the LOC100788357 gene encoding elongation factor 2 has translation MVKFTAEELRRIMDYKHNIRNMSVIAHVDHGKSTLTDSLVAAAGIIAQEVAGDVRMTDTRADEAERGITIKSTGISLYYEMTDEALKSFKGERNGNEYLINLIDSPGHVDFSSEVTAALRITDGALVVVDCVEGVCVQTETVLRQALGERIRPVLTVNKMDRCFLELQVDGEEAYQTFQRVIENANVIMATYEDPLLGDVQVYPEKGTVAFSAGLHGWAFTLTNFAKMYASKFGVDEGKMMERLWGENFFDPATKKWSSKNTGSATCKRGFVQFCYEPIKQIINTCMNDQKDKLWPMLQKLGVTMKSEEKDLMGKALMKRVMQTWLPASSALLEMMIFHLPSPSTAQKYRVENLYEGPLDDQYASAIRNCDPEGPLMLYVSKMIPASDKGRFFAFGRVFSGRVSTGLKVRIMGPNYVPGEKKDLYVKSVQRTVIWMGKRQETVEDVPCGNTVAMVGLDQFITKNATLTNEKEVDAHPIRAMKFSVSPVVRVAVQCKVASDLPKLVEGLKRLAKSDPMVVCTIEESGEHIVAGAGELHLEICLKDLQDDFMGGAEIIKSDPVVSFRETVLERSCRTVMSKSPNKHNRLYMEARPLEEGLAEAIDDGKIGPRDDPKIRSKILSEEFGWDKDLAKKIWCFGPETLGPNMVVDMCKGVQYLNEIKDSVVAGFQWASKEGALAEENMRAICFEVCDVVLHADAIHRGGGQIIPTARRVFYASQITAKPRLLEPVYLVEIQAPEQALGGIYSVLNQKRGHVFEEMQRPGTPLYNIKAYLPVIESFGFSSTLRAATSGQAFPQCVFDHWDMMSSDPLEAGSQAAQLVTDIRKRKGLKEQMTPLSEFEDKL, from the exons ATG GTGAAGTTCACAGCTGAAGAGCTGCGTCGCATTATGGACTATAAGCATAATATCCGTAATATGTCTGTCATTGCCCATGTTGATCACG GAAAATCAACCCTGACTGATTCTCTTGTGGCTGCTGCTGGTATTATTGCTCAAGAAGTTGCAGGTGATGTCCGTATGACTGATACCCGTGCAGATGAAGCTGAGCGTGGTATTACAATCAAGTCTACGGGTATCTCACTCTACTATGAAATGACTGATGAAGCTCTCAAGAGTTTTAAGGGAGAGCGCAATGGGAATGAGTATCTTATTAATCTCATTGACTCCCCTGGGCACGTTGACTTCTCTTCTGAGGTTACTGCTGCACTTCGTATTACCGATGGAGCTCTTGTTGTGGTCGATTGTGTGGAAGGAGTTTGTGTCCAAACCGAAACTGTTCTACGACAAGCCCTTGGAGAAAGGATTAGGCCTGTTCTGACTGTCAATAAGATGGACAGGTGCTTCCTTGAACTCCAGGTTGACGGAGAGGAGGCTTACCAGACATTCCAGAGAGTTATTGAGAATGCTAATGTGATCATGGCTACATATGAAGATCCACTTCTCGGTGATGTTCAGGTCTATCCAGAGAAAGGAACAGTTGCTTTTTCTGCTGGTTTGCACGGCTGGGCTTTTACCCTGACTAACTTTGCCAAGATGTATGCATCTAAGTTTGGAGTTGATGAAGGAAAAATGATGGAAAGGCTCTGGGGTGAAAACTTCTTTGATCCAGCCACAAAGAAATGGTCCAGCAAGAATACTGGTTCTGCTACCTGCAAGCGTGGGTTTGTTCAGTTCTGTTACGAGCCCATCAAGCAGATTATTAACACTTGTATGAATGATCAGAAGGATAAGCTGTGGCCTATGCTGCAAAAGCTTGGGGTCACCATGAAATCTGAGGAGAAGGACCTAATGGGCAAAGCATTGATGAAGCGTGTCATGCAAACCTGGCTTCCAGCAAGTAGTGCATTACTGGAAATGATGATATTTCATCTACCCTCTCCATCAACAGCCCAGAAGTATCGTGTGGAGAATTTGTATGAGGGTCCCCTTGATGATCAATATGCTTCGGCTATCAGAAACTGTGATCCTGAGGGTCCTCTGATGCTCTATGTCTCAAAGATGATTCCAGCATCTGACAAGGGCAGATTTTTTGCTTTTGGTCGTGTATTCTCTGGCAGAGTTTCAACTGGTTTGAAGGTGAGGATTATGGGACCAAATTATGTCCCTGGGGAGAAGAAGGATTTGTATGTTAAAAGTGTTCAAAGAACTGTCATTTGGATGGGAAAAAGACAGGAAACTGTGGAAGATGTCCCCTGTGGTAACACTGTTGCTATGGTTGGTTTGGATCAGTTCATAACAAAGAATGCTACCTTGACTAATGAAAAGGAAGTTGATGCCCATCCCATTCGAGCTATGAAGTTTTCTGTCTCTCCTGTTGTTCGTGTTGCTGTTCAATGTAAGGTTGCATCAGATCTTCCCAagcttgttgaaggtcttaagcggTTGGCCAAGTCAGATCCTATGGTTGTTTGTACCATTGAGGAGTCTGGTGAACACATTGTTGCTGGTGCAGGAGAGCTTCATCTTGAGATCTGTTTGAAGGACTTGCAGGATGATTTCATGGGTGGAGCTGAGATCATTAAATCTGACCCTGTTGTGTCATTCAGGGAGACTGTCCTGGAGAGATCATGCCGCACTGTGATGAGCAAATCACCCAACAAGCACAATCGTCTGTACATGGAAGCAAGACCATTGGAGGAGGGTCTTGCCGAGGCCATTGACGATGGCAAGATTGGACCAAGGGATGACCCCAAGATTCGCTCCAAGATCTTGTCAGAAGAGTTTGGTTGGGACAAGGATCTCGCCAAGAAAATCTGGTGCTTTGGCCCTGAGACCCTTGGACCCAACATGGTGGTTGATATGTGTAAGGGAGTCCAGTATTTGAATGAAATCAAGGATTCTGTGGTTGCTGGATTCCAGTGGGCATCAAAAGAAGGTGCTTTGGCCGAAGAAAACATGAGAGCCATTTGCTTTGAAGTATGTGATGTTGTTCTGCACGCTGATGCTATCCACAGAGGAGGTGGTCAAATCATCCCTACTGCCAGGAGAGTCTTCTATGCTTCCCAGATTACTGCCAAACCCAGGCTTCTTGAGCCTGTCTACCTGGTTGAAATCCAGGCTCCTGAGCAAGCTCTTGGTGGAATCTACAGTGTTCTTAACCAGAAACGTGGACATGTGTTCGAGGAAATGCAGAGGCCTGGTACCCCACTTTACAACATCAAAGCATACCTCCCTGTCATTGAGTCCTTTGGTTTCTCGAGCACATTGAGGGCTGCAACATCAGGCCAGGCTTTCCCACAATGTGTCTTTGATCACTGGGATATGATGTCTTCTGACCCATTGGAGGCTGGATCACAAGCTGCACAGCTTGTCACCGACATCCGCAAGAGGAAGGGCTTGAAGGAACAGATGACTCCTCTCTCCGAGTTTGAAGACAAGCTTTAA
- the LOC100791355 gene encoding post-GPI attachment to proteins factor 3, with amino-acid sequence MLNSYTIAFILVFSSFIVILNASAGDVDPHYRSCVKQCEETGCFKDKCFPNCKFSSDEVTIHHPWGMLEPLYVHWKKGDCQNDCQYYCMFDREKERELLNKGPEKYHSKWPFKRTYGIQEPASMAFSALNLALHFHGWMSFFTLLYNKLPLKASKRPYYEYASLWHVYGLLSLNSWFWSTIFHSRYCELIERLDNFSTVALLGYSFIMAILRSFNVKDEATRVMIPAPLISFVITHIMYLNSFKLDYEWNMKVCVLMTIAQLATWAIWSGVSHHPSRWKLRFVVFISGLAMSLKIYDFPPYKGLLDAQALRNAITIPLTYLWWSFIRDDAAFLTSNRLKNPMKSK; translated from the exons ATGTTAAATTCATATACTATTGCTTTCATTTTGGTGTTTTCATCGTTTATTGTGATATTAAATGCAAGTGCTGGTGATGTTGATCCACATTACAG GAGTTGTGTAAAACAATGTGAGGAAACGGGATGCTTTAAGGATAAATGTTTTCCAAATTGTAAATTCTCTTCAGATGAAGTCACAATTCATCATCCATGGGGCATGTTAGAGCCACTTTATGTACATTGGAAAAAAGGAGATTGCCAAAATGATTGTCAATACTATTGCATGTTTgatagagagaaagaaagggagtTACTTAATAAAGGTCCAGAAAAATACCATAGTAAATGGCCATTTAAGCGTACCTATGGGATACAG GAACCTGCTTCTATGGCTTTCTCTGCCCTTAATCTTGCATTGCATTTTCATGGTTGGATGTCCTTTTTCactcttttatacaataaactTCCTCTAAAGGCAAGTAAAAGGCCTTACTATGAATATGCTAGTTTGTGGCATGTATATGGACTTTTGTCATTGAACTCCTGGTTTTGGAGCACTATTTTTCATAGTCG ATATTGTGAGTTAATAGAGAGACTTGACAACTTTTCTACAGTAGCCCTCCTTGGGTATTCCTTCATTATGGCTATATTACGAAGCTTCAATGTAAAAGATGAAGCTACTAGAGTTATGATTCCTGCTCCATTGATATCTTTTGTGATCACTCATATAATGTACCTCAACTCCTTTAAACTAGACTATG AATGGAATATGAAAGTTTGTGTACTAATGACTATAGCACAACTTGCAACATGGGCAATTTGGAGTGGTGTTAGTCACCATCCCTCACGGTGGAAGCTTCggtttgttgtttttattagtGGCCTTGCAATGTCTCTAAAGATATATGATTTCCCTCCATACAAAGGACTTCTAGATGCACAAGCTCTTAGGAATGCCATTACTATTCCACTTACCTACCTTTGGTGGAGTTTCATTAGGGATGATGCTGCATTTCTAACATCTAATCGTTTAAAGAATCCTATGAAATCTAAGTAG